From the genome of Azospirillum sp. TSA2s, one region includes:
- a CDS encoding YkgJ family cysteine cluster protein, producing the protein MEPRFSCTACGKCCHGWLPLTLADAVAHASRFPLAMVWTPVRSNARSYELATRLGATVRLPNRKTVAVLIVPTAYLPTSFPCPELQDDGLCGIHETKPSRCRTMPFYPYREEKDQADLLIPRKGWQCDTSATAPVVYADHAILDRTDFDRERSDLLDQTPAIQRYADYMLKYMPWIVDELAKLAAKPTGGNLVTSLSSFLTATRRPDAADIAAAQAPLFRAMAERTKDDPALRDYHRNYSGWAKEMEGLARRK; encoded by the coding sequence ATGGAACCGCGTTTCTCCTGCACCGCCTGCGGCAAATGCTGCCATGGCTGGCTGCCGCTGACGCTGGCGGACGCGGTCGCCCATGCCAGCCGCTTTCCGCTGGCGATGGTGTGGACGCCGGTGCGGTCGAACGCCCGGTCCTACGAGCTGGCGACCCGGCTGGGCGCGACGGTGCGGCTGCCCAACCGCAAGACGGTGGCGGTGCTGATCGTGCCGACCGCCTATCTGCCGACCTCCTTCCCCTGTCCGGAACTGCAGGACGACGGGCTGTGCGGCATCCATGAGACCAAGCCGTCGCGCTGCCGCACCATGCCCTTCTACCCCTACCGCGAAGAGAAGGATCAGGCCGACCTGCTGATCCCGCGCAAGGGCTGGCAGTGCGACACCTCGGCCACGGCGCCGGTCGTCTATGCCGATCACGCCATTCTCGACCGCACGGATTTCGACCGCGAGCGGAGCGATCTGCTTGACCAGACGCCCGCGATCCAGCGTTACGCCGACTATATGCTGAAATACATGCCGTGGATCGTCGACGAGTTGGCGAAGCTGGCGGCCAAGCCGACCGGAGGCAATCTGGTCACCAGCCTGTCCTCCTTCCTCACCGCCACGCGCCGGCCGGATGCGGCGGACATCGCCGCCGCCCAGGCCCCGCTTTTCCGGGCGATGGCGGAGCGGACGAAGGACGATCCGGCCTTGCGTGACTACCACCGCAACTACAGCGGATGGGCCAAGGAGATGGAGGGGCTCGCCCGGCGGAAGTAA
- a CDS encoding aspartate aminotransferase family protein, protein MTDLTNELTAWDRDHFFHPSTHMAAHARGDTPTRVVTGGEGVYITDRDGRRSLDAFAGLYCVNVGYGRREIADAIAEQAGKLAYYHAYVGHGSEPSITLAKMIIDRAPAGMSRVYFGLSGSDANETNIKLVWYYNNILGRPEKKKIISRWRGYHGSGVMTGSLTGLELFHKAFDLPRPPVLHTEAPYYFRRADRSMSEEQFSQHCADQLEAMILAEGPETVAAFIGEPVLGTGGIVPPPAGYWEKIQAVLNKYDILLIADEVVTGFGRLGSMFGSDHYGIKPDLITIAKGLTSAYAPLSGVIVGDRVWKVLEQGSDQLGPIGHGWTYSAHPLCAAAGVANLELIDTLGLVTNAGETGGYFRAALADALGGHPMVGDVRGEGMLAAVEFVADKDDRRFFPAEAKVGPRLSAALLERGVIARAMPQGDILGFAPPLCLTREEADIVVSATAKAVKAVAAEL, encoded by the coding sequence ATGACCGACCTGACCAACGAGCTGACCGCCTGGGACCGCGACCATTTCTTCCACCCATCGACCCATATGGCGGCGCATGCCCGCGGCGACACGCCGACCCGCGTCGTCACCGGCGGCGAAGGCGTCTACATCACCGACCGTGACGGCCGGCGCAGCCTGGACGCCTTCGCCGGCCTCTATTGCGTCAATGTCGGCTACGGCCGCCGCGAGATCGCCGACGCCATCGCCGAGCAGGCCGGCAAGCTCGCCTATTATCATGCCTATGTCGGGCATGGCAGCGAGCCGTCGATCACGCTCGCCAAGATGATCATCGACCGTGCGCCCGCCGGGATGTCGCGCGTCTATTTCGGTCTGTCGGGATCGGACGCGAACGAGACCAACATCAAGCTGGTCTGGTATTACAACAACATCCTCGGCCGGCCGGAGAAGAAGAAGATCATCTCGCGCTGGCGCGGCTACCACGGGTCGGGGGTGATGACCGGCAGCCTGACCGGGCTGGAGCTGTTCCACAAGGCCTTTGACCTGCCGCGCCCGCCGGTTCTGCACACCGAAGCCCCCTATTACTTCCGCCGCGCCGACCGGAGCATGAGCGAGGAGCAGTTCTCCCAGCACTGCGCCGACCAGCTGGAGGCGATGATCCTGGCGGAGGGGCCGGAGACCGTCGCCGCCTTCATCGGCGAACCGGTTCTGGGCACCGGCGGCATCGTTCCGCCGCCCGCCGGCTATTGGGAGAAGATCCAGGCGGTGCTGAACAAATACGACATCCTGCTGATCGCCGACGAGGTGGTGACCGGGTTCGGCCGGCTCGGCAGCATGTTCGGCTCCGACCATTACGGCATCAAGCCCGACCTCATCACCATCGCCAAGGGCCTGACCTCCGCCTATGCGCCGCTGTCGGGCGTGATCGTCGGCGATCGGGTGTGGAAGGTGCTGGAACAGGGCTCCGACCAGCTTGGGCCGATCGGCCATGGCTGGACCTATTCGGCCCATCCGCTCTGCGCCGCCGCCGGCGTGGCCAACCTGGAGCTGATCGACACCCTCGGTCTGGTGACCAACGCGGGCGAGACCGGCGGCTATTTCCGCGCCGCGCTGGCCGACGCGCTGGGCGGGCATCCGATGGTCGGCGATGTGCGGGGGGAGGGCATGCTGGCGGCGGTGGAGTTCGTCGCCGACAAGGACGACCGCCGCTTCTTCCCGGCCGAGGCGAAGGTCGGGCCGCGCCTGTCCGCCGCGCTGCTGGAACGGGGCGTCATCGCCCGCGCCATGCCGCAGGGCGACATCCTCGGCTTCGCCCCGCCGCTCTGCCTGACGCGGGAGGAAGCCGACATCGTGGTGTCCGCAACGGCCAAGGCGGTGAAGGCGGTCGCGGCCGAACTCTGA
- a CDS encoding NAD-dependent succinate-semialdehyde dehydrogenase, with protein MTAQLSRLDRHDAVSRLTDRRLLRELAYVGGRWTAAPDGATFPVTDPASGRTIAHVAALDAAQATAAVTAASAAFPAWSARLPQDRAARLRDWFDRITAAKEDLALLMTLEQGKPLAESRGEIDYAASFVEWYAEESKRVGVESITSHLPGAEMLLRREALGVVGMATPWNFPSAMLTRKAAAALAAGCTVVAHASSETPLSALALAELAERAGIPAGVFNVLTGEPEPLVGALCDDARVRAMSFTGSTGIGSRIAARCAPTMKRLVMELGGHAPLLVFADADLQRAVDIAIDAKFATSGQDCLAANRIYVQRPLYDSFCAAFTARSAALRVGPGLEPEVQIGPLMNERAVDKCARHVRDALDRGARCLTGGEIHPAGPLFYRPTVLADVAPDSLILREETFGPVAAILPFDDEAEVVARANDTEYGLVAYLVTRDAGRILRLSRALQYGMVAVNRVKITGAPVPFGGVKQSGLGREGSRHGMEAFTELKYVCLDAA; from the coding sequence ATGACCGCGCAGCTGTCCCGCCTGGACCGTCACGACGCCGTCAGCCGCCTGACCGACCGCCGCCTGCTGCGCGAACTCGCCTATGTCGGCGGACGCTGGACCGCAGCGCCCGACGGCGCCACCTTTCCGGTGACCGATCCTGCCAGCGGACGGACGATTGCCCACGTCGCGGCGCTGGACGCCGCGCAGGCGACCGCCGCCGTCACCGCGGCATCGGCGGCATTCCCGGCCTGGAGCGCCCGGCTGCCGCAGGACCGCGCCGCCCGCCTGCGCGACTGGTTCGACCGCATCACCGCCGCCAAGGAGGACCTCGCCCTGCTGATGACGCTGGAGCAGGGCAAGCCGCTCGCCGAATCGCGGGGGGAGATCGACTATGCCGCCTCCTTCGTCGAGTGGTACGCGGAGGAGTCCAAGCGGGTGGGCGTCGAGAGCATTACAAGCCACCTGCCCGGCGCCGAGATGCTTCTGCGGCGGGAGGCGCTGGGTGTGGTCGGCATGGCGACGCCGTGGAATTTCCCGTCGGCCATGCTGACCCGCAAGGCGGCGGCGGCGCTGGCCGCCGGCTGCACCGTGGTGGCGCATGCGTCCTCCGAGACGCCGCTGTCGGCGCTGGCGCTGGCGGAACTGGCGGAGCGGGCGGGCATCCCCGCCGGCGTGTTCAACGTCTTGACCGGCGAGCCTGAACCGCTGGTCGGCGCGCTGTGCGACGATGCCCGCGTCCGCGCCATGAGCTTCACCGGCTCAACTGGGATCGGCAGCCGCATCGCCGCGCGCTGCGCGCCCACCATGAAGCGGTTGGTGATGGAACTGGGCGGCCATGCGCCGCTGCTGGTCTTCGCCGACGCCGACCTGCAGCGGGCGGTGGACATCGCCATCGACGCGAAGTTCGCCACCTCCGGTCAGGACTGTCTCGCCGCCAACCGCATCTATGTGCAGCGTCCGCTCTACGACTCCTTCTGCGCTGCCTTCACCGCCCGCAGTGCCGCGTTGCGCGTCGGGCCGGGGCTGGAGCCGGAGGTGCAGATCGGCCCGCTGATGAACGAACGGGCCGTCGACAAATGCGCACGCCACGTCCGCGACGCGCTGGACCGCGGCGCCCGCTGCCTGACGGGCGGCGAAATCCATCCCGCCGGCCCGCTGTTCTACCGTCCGACCGTGCTGGCCGACGTGGCGCCGGATTCGCTGATCCTGCGCGAGGAGACCTTCGGCCCGGTGGCCGCGATCCTGCCCTTCGATGACGAGGCGGAGGTGGTGGCCCGCGCCAACGACACCGAATACGGCCTCGTCGCCTATCTGGTGACCCGTGACGCCGGCCGGATCCTGCGCCTGTCGCGGGCGCTGCAATACGGCATGGTGGCGGTCAACCGGGTGAAGATCACCGGCGCGCCGGTTCCCTTCGGCGGGGTCAAGCAATCCGGCCTCGGCCGCGAAGGCTCGCGCCATGGGATGGAGGCCTTCACCGAGCTGAAATACGTCTGCCTCGACGCCGCCTGA
- a CDS encoding Lrp/AsnC family transcriptional regulator yields MSDLKLDPIDLRILSEIQRDGRITKLALADRVGLSPTPCWVRLRRLEEAGIVTGYHARLALRQVTPFAMALVEVTLGSHRQADFDRFERAVRAEPGIVSCWSVGGGLDYVLRVVARDVDAYQRIIDRLLEGDAGIDRYFTYIVTRTVKDDAAMPLEALMEEPGGSVSS; encoded by the coding sequence ATGTCTGACCTGAAGCTCGATCCCATCGACCTGCGCATCCTGTCGGAAATCCAGCGTGACGGCCGCATCACCAAACTGGCGCTGGCCGACCGGGTGGGGCTGTCGCCGACGCCCTGCTGGGTGCGGCTGCGCCGGCTGGAGGAGGCCGGCATCGTCACCGGCTATCATGCCCGGCTGGCCCTGCGGCAGGTCACGCCCTTCGCCATGGCGCTGGTCGAGGTGACGCTGGGCAGCCACCGGCAGGCCGATTTCGACCGGTTCGAGCGAGCGGTGCGGGCCGAACCCGGCATCGTCTCCTGCTGGTCGGTCGGCGGCGGGCTCGACTATGTCCTGCGGGTGGTGGCGCGCGACGTCGATGCCTATCAGCGGATCATCGACCGGCTGCTGGAGGGCGATGCCGGGATCGACCGGTATTTCACCTACATCGTGACGCGGACGGTGAAGGACGACGCGGCAATGCCGCTGGAGGCGCTGATGGAGGAGCCGGGCGGGTCCGTCTCATCGTGA
- a CDS encoding PLP-dependent aminotransferase family protein, whose product MTKWHPDASALSRPVYLSLADQVQRAITQGQLAVGDQLPTHRQLADELGISVQTVSRAYEELIRRGLISGETGRGTFIRAAQTEVDPPYIPQRTDEVIDLSILKPVCEPLHVEAMRQALVELSASLPPAVVLSFRPNTLFARHRATAVSWLRHCGVETTANNVTLTNGATAGMTIALMAAAPPGSTVVTEEVGHHTLLPLASYLGIKLRGVAIDEEGIRPDALDAACRDGTAKALFVMPNPINATATHMGETRRAEIARLAQRHNLSIVENDPLGPLLSDRRPPLAALAPERTLYVTSFTKTVMPGLRTGYLVVPDRLLAAVTNRHLVTNWIATPIVAEIATRWVESGFAMEMVEWQRKALHRRHALAAEILKGIPHRSHPEGLHLWLPLGEGRPEATFVSHARHQGVALAPGSAFAIGPGTRPDALRVSIGSTTEAELHAGLRVIVNLLNSDPEPVLLAI is encoded by the coding sequence ATGACAAAGTGGCACCCCGATGCATCGGCTTTGAGCAGGCCCGTCTATCTCTCGCTGGCCGATCAGGTGCAGCGGGCGATCACGCAAGGCCAACTGGCGGTCGGCGACCAGCTGCCCACCCACCGGCAGCTTGCCGACGAATTGGGCATTTCCGTCCAGACCGTCAGCCGCGCCTATGAGGAGTTGATCCGGCGCGGCCTGATCAGCGGGGAAACCGGCCGCGGCACCTTCATCCGCGCAGCGCAAACCGAGGTCGATCCGCCTTACATCCCCCAGCGCACCGACGAGGTGATCGACCTGTCGATCCTCAAGCCGGTGTGCGAGCCGCTGCATGTGGAGGCGATGCGGCAGGCGCTGGTGGAGTTGTCCGCCAGCCTGCCGCCCGCCGTGGTGCTGTCCTTCCGCCCCAACACCCTGTTCGCCCGCCACCGGGCGACGGCGGTGTCCTGGCTGCGCCATTGCGGGGTGGAGACCACTGCAAACAACGTCACCCTGACCAACGGCGCCACCGCCGGCATGACCATCGCCCTGATGGCCGCCGCCCCGCCGGGATCGACCGTGGTGACGGAGGAGGTCGGGCACCACACGTTGCTGCCGCTCGCCTCCTATCTCGGCATCAAGCTACGCGGCGTCGCCATCGACGAGGAGGGCATCCGTCCCGACGCGCTCGACGCCGCCTGCCGCGACGGCACGGCCAAGGCGCTGTTCGTCATGCCGAATCCGATCAACGCCACCGCCACCCACATGGGCGAGACCCGGCGCGCCGAGATCGCGCGGCTGGCCCAGCGCCACAACCTGTCGATCGTCGAGAATGATCCGCTCGGCCCCCTGCTGAGCGACAGGCGCCCGCCGCTGGCGGCCCTGGCGCCGGAACGGACGCTCTACGTCACCAGCTTCACCAAGACGGTGATGCCGGGCCTGCGCACCGGCTATCTGGTGGTTCCCGACCGGCTGCTCGCCGCCGTTACCAACCGCCATCTGGTGACCAACTGGATAGCGACGCCCATCGTCGCCGAGATCGCCACCCGCTGGGTCGAGAGCGGATTCGCGATGGAGATGGTGGAGTGGCAGCGCAAGGCGCTGCACCGCCGGCACGCGCTGGCGGCGGAAATCCTGAAAGGCATCCCCCACCGCAGCCATCCCGAAGGGCTGCATCTGTGGCTGCCGCTGGGCGAAGGGCGGCCGGAGGCGACCTTCGTGTCGCATGCCCGCCATCAGGGGGTGGCACTCGCGCCCGGATCGGCCTTCGCCATTGGTCCCGGAACGCGGCCCGACGCGCTGCGCGTCTCCATCGGCTCCACCACCGAGGCGGAGCTTCACGCCGGCCTGCGCGTGATCGTCAATCTGCTGAACAGCGACCCGGAGCCGGTGCTGCTGGCGATCTGA
- the ehuA gene encoding ectoine/hydroxyectoine ABC transporter ATP-binding protein EhuA, with the protein MTDTIIDIDCVTKRYGSHTVLKDLCFSVRPGEKLALIGPSGSGKTTILRTLMTLETIESGTIRVDGEHLFQMERNGRLVPADEAHLHRMRTKIGMVFQLFNLFPHKCVLDNVTLAPMLTKGVRKADAERRAMELLDLVGLADKARAMPAQLSGGQKQRVAIARALALQPRIMLFDEVTSALDPELVEEVLSVMRMLGSTTDMTMLLVTHEMSFAHDFADRVLFFDRGRIVEEGPPDVLFTNPSHERTQAFLKKIIAAGQRI; encoded by the coding sequence GTGACCGACACAATCATCGACATCGACTGCGTCACGAAGCGCTACGGCTCGCACACCGTGCTGAAAGACTTGTGCTTTTCAGTCCGTCCGGGTGAGAAGCTGGCGCTGATCGGGCCATCCGGCTCCGGCAAGACCACGATCCTGCGGACATTGATGACGCTGGAGACCATCGAAAGCGGCACCATCCGCGTCGATGGCGAGCACCTGTTCCAGATGGAGCGCAACGGCCGTCTGGTCCCCGCCGACGAGGCGCATCTGCACCGGATGCGGACCAAGATCGGCATGGTGTTCCAGCTGTTCAACCTGTTCCCGCACAAATGCGTGCTGGACAACGTCACGCTGGCGCCGATGCTGACCAAGGGCGTCAGGAAGGCGGATGCCGAACGCCGGGCGATGGAACTGCTGGACCTCGTCGGCCTCGCCGACAAGGCCCGCGCCATGCCGGCCCAGCTGTCCGGCGGCCAGAAACAGCGGGTGGCCATCGCCCGCGCCCTGGCGCTGCAGCCCAGGATCATGCTGTTCGACGAGGTGACCTCGGCGCTCGACCCCGAACTGGTGGAAGAGGTGCTGAGTGTCATGCGGATGCTGGGGTCCACCACCGACATGACCATGCTGCTGGTGACCCACGAGATGAGCTTCGCCCACGATTTCGCCGACCGCGTGCTGTTCTTCGACCGCGGCCGCATCGTGGAGGAGGGGCCGCCCGACGTCCTCTTCACCAACCCGTCGCATGAGCGGACCCAGGCCTTTTTGAAAAAGATCATCGCCGCCGGGCAGCGCATCTGA
- the ehuC gene encoding ectoine/hydroxyectoine ABC transporter permease subunit EhuC gives MADWAGYMGLMLDGALVTAKLTVLGCALALPAAFLAGLGRLSRFSAVRAASVAYIEFFRGTSIFVQLFWAYFVLPLMGVTLTPLQAGVLALGLNVGAYGAEVVRSAVQSIGREQHEACVALNLTRWQSLRHVLLPQAAVVMVPTFCNNAIELLKATSVVSLISLSDLTFQAQVVRSQTGSTAMPFLTVLVIYFAYASLISFGMKALERRMTRGLDGLRT, from the coding sequence ATGGCTGATTGGGCCGGCTATATGGGCTTGATGCTGGACGGCGCGCTGGTGACGGCGAAGCTGACCGTGCTCGGCTGCGCGCTGGCACTGCCGGCCGCCTTCCTCGCCGGGCTGGGCCGGCTGTCGCGCTTCTCCGCCGTGCGCGCCGCGTCGGTCGCCTATATCGAGTTCTTCCGCGGCACCTCGATCTTCGTCCAACTGTTCTGGGCCTATTTCGTCCTGCCGCTGATGGGCGTGACGCTGACGCCGCTGCAGGCCGGCGTGCTGGCGCTGGGGCTGAATGTCGGCGCCTACGGCGCGGAGGTGGTGCGGTCGGCGGTGCAGTCCATCGGTCGCGAACAGCACGAGGCCTGCGTCGCGCTGAACCTGACGCGCTGGCAAAGCCTGCGTCACGTGCTGTTGCCGCAGGCGGCGGTGGTGATGGTCCCGACCTTCTGCAACAACGCCATCGAACTGCTGAAGGCGACCTCGGTGGTGTCGCTCATCTCGCTCAGCGACCTGACCTTCCAGGCGCAGGTGGTGCGTTCGCAGACCGGCAGCACCGCCATGCCCTTCCTGACCGTCCTGGTCATCTACTTCGCCTATGCCAGCCTGATCTCGTTCGGCATGAAGGCCCTGGAGCGCCGCATGACCCGCGGCCTCGACGGGCTGCGCACCTGA
- the ehuD gene encoding ectoine/hydroxyectoine ABC transporter permease subunit EhuD: MEWDWEFVREIMPTLLDGLRITLLATLLGSVLAAAAGLGFALLRRSKSRAVARITGFVVEFIRGTPLLVQLYFLFYVLPELGLLLSPLTAGVVGLGLHYATYTSEVFRAGIDNTPRGQWEAAKACNLTPYQTWRHVILPQAIPPMIPALANYFVAMFKETPLLSAITVIELMSEARSVANSNYRYLEPMTLVGILFLCISLIAVPALHMLERRFRPTR; the protein is encoded by the coding sequence ATGGAATGGGATTGGGAGTTCGTTCGCGAGATCATGCCGACGCTGCTGGACGGCCTGCGCATCACGCTGCTGGCCACGCTGCTCGGGTCCGTCCTCGCCGCCGCCGCCGGGCTGGGCTTCGCCCTGCTGCGCCGCTCGAAGAGCCGGGCGGTGGCGCGCATCACCGGTTTCGTGGTGGAGTTCATTCGCGGCACGCCGCTGCTGGTGCAGCTGTATTTCCTGTTCTACGTGCTGCCGGAACTGGGGCTGCTGCTGTCGCCGCTGACCGCCGGGGTGGTCGGGTTGGGGCTCCATTACGCCACCTACACGTCGGAGGTCTTCCGCGCCGGCATCGACAACACGCCGCGCGGCCAGTGGGAGGCGGCGAAGGCCTGCAACCTCACCCCCTACCAGACTTGGCGCCATGTCATCCTGCCGCAGGCGATCCCGCCGATGATCCCGGCGCTGGCGAACTACTTCGTCGCGATGTTCAAGGAAACGCCGCTGCTCTCCGCCATCACGGTGATCGAGCTGATGAGCGAAGCCCGCAGCGTCGCCAACAGCAACTACCGCTATCTGGAGCCGATGACGCTGGTCGGCATCCTGTTCCTGTGCATCAGCCTGATCGCCGTGCCCGCCCTGCACATGCTGGAACGCCGGTTCCGGCCGACCCGCTGA
- the eutA gene encoding ectoine utilization protein EutA has protein sequence MSSIPILRSATTLAFDDRPVEKRVGLVVLATDHTTEPDFRRMVASERIGVYTARIAYANPTTPENLRRMQPRLAEGAALILPDEPLDAICYSCTSASVVMGDDAIEEAIASAKPGIPVITPPAAARRALKAFGAQRIAVLTPYTEQTSRPMAAYFAEHGFDIARFTCFGLDDDREMARIAPASLVRAAIDAMAPDADALFISCTALRSAGVAAEIEAAIGRPVVTSNQATAWATLRLCGDDRPRPEGGRLMTLSLPAEAHP, from the coding sequence ATGTCCTCCATCCCCATCCTGCGCTCGGCCACCACACTGGCCTTCGACGACCGCCCGGTCGAAAAGCGCGTCGGCCTCGTCGTGCTGGCGACCGACCACACGACCGAGCCCGATTTCCGCCGCATGGTCGCCAGCGAGCGCATCGGCGTCTACACCGCGCGCATCGCCTACGCCAACCCGACGACGCCGGAGAATCTGCGCCGCATGCAGCCGCGCCTCGCCGAAGGGGCGGCGCTGATCCTGCCCGACGAACCGCTCGACGCCATCTGCTATTCCTGCACCTCGGCCAGCGTCGTGATGGGCGACGACGCCATCGAGGAGGCCATCGCCTCGGCCAAGCCGGGCATTCCCGTCATCACCCCGCCCGCCGCCGCCCGCCGCGCCCTGAAGGCGTTCGGCGCGCAACGGATCGCCGTGCTGACGCCCTACACCGAACAGACCAGCCGGCCGATGGCCGCCTATTTCGCCGAGCACGGCTTCGACATCGCGCGCTTCACCTGCTTCGGGCTGGACGACGACCGCGAGATGGCGCGCATCGCGCCGGCCAGCCTGGTGCGCGCCGCCATCGACGCGATGGCGCCCGACGCCGACGCGCTGTTCATCTCCTGCACCGCCCTGCGCTCGGCCGGCGTCGCCGCGGAAATCGAGGCCGCGATCGGCCGCCCGGTGGTCACCAGCAACCAGGCCACCGCCTGGGCCACACTCCGCCTGTGCGGCGACGACCGGCCCCGGCCGGAAGGCGGACGGCTGATGACCCTTTCCTTGCCGGCAGAGGCTCATCCATGA
- the eutB gene encoding hydroxyectoine utilization dehydratase EutB — MTGHGIGLEDVFRARARLAGRIAATPTVASPSLTARCGAPVFLKLETRQTTGSFKLRGATNALSALPREALATGVAAASTGNHGRALAHAAAQAGIRCVVCMSALVPSNKVEGIRALGAEIRIVGRSQDDAQVEVDRLVREEGFATVPPFDHADVIAGQGTLGLEIIEAIPDAELLLVPLSGGGLIAGVALAAKALRPGLRVIGVSMERGAAMHASLKAGRPVQVEELETLADSLGGGIGLDNRYTHRIAASLLDDVVLLTEAEIAAGIEHAYSAEQEIVEGAGAVGIAALLAGRVTPRGPTIALLSGRNIAMDLHRRIITGAHPCPA, encoded by the coding sequence ATGACCGGGCACGGCATCGGCCTGGAGGACGTCTTCCGCGCCCGCGCGCGGCTGGCCGGGCGGATCGCGGCGACGCCGACCGTCGCCTCCCCCAGCCTGACCGCCCGCTGCGGCGCCCCGGTCTTCCTGAAGCTGGAGACCCGCCAGACCACCGGCAGCTTCAAGCTGCGCGGCGCGACCAACGCGCTGTCGGCCCTGCCGCGCGAGGCTCTGGCGACGGGGGTCGCGGCGGCCTCCACCGGCAACCACGGCCGGGCGCTCGCCCATGCCGCCGCGCAGGCCGGCATCCGCTGCGTCGTCTGCATGTCGGCGCTGGTCCCATCCAACAAGGTCGAGGGGATCCGCGCATTGGGCGCCGAGATCCGCATCGTCGGCCGCTCCCAGGACGACGCCCAGGTCGAGGTCGACCGGCTGGTCCGCGAGGAGGGGTTCGCCACCGTCCCGCCCTTCGACCATGCCGACGTCATCGCCGGGCAGGGCACGCTGGGGCTGGAGATCATCGAGGCGATTCCGGACGCCGAGCTGCTGCTGGTGCCGCTGTCGGGCGGCGGCCTGATCGCCGGCGTGGCATTGGCAGCCAAGGCTCTGCGGCCCGGCCTGCGGGTGATCGGCGTCTCGATGGAACGCGGCGCCGCCATGCATGCCAGTCTGAAGGCCGGCCGCCCGGTCCAGGTCGAGGAGTTGGAGACGCTGGCAGACTCGCTCGGCGGCGGCATCGGCCTCGACAACCGCTACACCCACCGCATCGCCGCCAGCTTGCTCGACGACGTGGTCCTGCTGACCGAGGCGGAGATCGCCGCCGGCATCGAGCACGCCTATTCCGCCGAGCAGGAGATCGTCGAGGGCGCCGGCGCCGTCGGCATCGCCGCGCTGCTCGCCGGCAGGGTGACGCCGCGCGGCCCCACGATCGCGCTGCTGTCCGGCCGCAACATCGCCATGGACCTGCACCGCCGCATCATCACCGGAGCCCATCCATGCCCCGCATGA
- the eutC gene encoding ectoine utilization protein EutC, whose product MPRMTILTEAELRRIVPLDRDAVACVEDAFLALATRPVAMPPILRLDIPEYRGEVDVKTAYVPGLDGFAIKISPGFFGNPALGLPSVNGLMVLLSSRTGLVEALLLDNGYLTDVRTAAAGAVAAKHLARPDSAVAAIFGAGVQAALQLEALTLVRPIREARIWARQPERAAATAARLSERLGFPVRAAEEGRAAVAGADIVVTTTPADRPILMADWLEPGQHVTAMGSDAEHKNELDPAILSRADLYVADRLTQTRRLGELHHAIAAGTVAADRDFPELGAVIAGKAAGRPSTDAITVCDLTGTGVQDTAIATLARCRALAAGAGTVFDA is encoded by the coding sequence ATGCCCCGCATGACCATCCTGACCGAGGCGGAGCTGCGGCGGATCGTTCCGCTCGACCGCGATGCCGTCGCCTGCGTCGAGGACGCCTTCCTGGCGCTGGCCACCCGCCCGGTGGCGATGCCGCCGATCCTGCGGCTCGACATTCCCGAATATCGTGGGGAAGTCGACGTCAAGACCGCCTATGTCCCCGGCCTCGACGGCTTCGCCATCAAGATCAGCCCCGGCTTCTTCGGCAACCCGGCGCTCGGCCTGCCCAGCGTCAACGGGCTGATGGTGCTGCTGAGCAGCCGGACCGGTCTGGTCGAGGCCCTGCTGCTCGACAACGGCTATCTGACCGACGTGCGCACCGCCGCGGCGGGTGCGGTCGCCGCAAAGCATCTGGCGCGTCCCGACAGCGCCGTTGCCGCGATCTTCGGCGCCGGGGTCCAGGCGGCATTGCAGCTGGAGGCGCTGACCCTGGTCCGCCCGATCCGCGAGGCGCGCATCTGGGCGCGCCAGCCCGAACGCGCCGCCGCCACCGCCGCCCGCTTGTCGGAGCGGCTGGGCTTCCCCGTCCGTGCCGCGGAGGAGGGCAGGGCGGCGGTCGCCGGCGCCGACATCGTCGTCACCACCACCCCGGCCGACCGGCCGATCCTGATGGCGGACTGGCTGGAACCCGGCCAGCACGTCACCGCCATGGGGTCGGACGCCGAGCACAAGAACGAACTCGATCCCGCCATCCTGTCCCGTGCCGACCTCTATGTCGCCGACCGCCTGACGCAGACCCGCCGGCTGGGCGAACTGCACCACGCGATTGCCGCCGGCACGGTCGCCGCCGACCGCGACTTCCCCGAACTGGGCGCCGTCATCGCCGGGAAGGCCGCCGGCCGCCCGTCCACCGACGCCATCACCGTCTGCGACCTCACCGGAACCGGGGTGCAGGACACCGCCATCGCCACCCTGGCGCGCTGCCGGGCCCTGGCGGCCGGCGCCGGCACCGTCTTCGACGCCTGA